A genomic segment from Pseudoduganella chitinolytica encodes:
- the rtcA gene encoding RNA 3'-terminal phosphate cyclase, which yields MREGLTVEPVPTIELDGSSGEGGGQILRSALTLSMITGLPFRIRHIRANRPKPGLMRQHLMAVRAAAAVCSADMTHAEVGSTELMFMPRAIRGGVYEFAIGTAGSATLVLQTLLPALLYADVPSVVRISGGTHNPKAPPAHFIERAYLRLLQAMGAQVEFELKRFGFYPNGGGELCAAVWPCPGLRQLELVERGALRAAGAEAYVAALPLAVAQRELDCVRAELGWDDAVLRAHPLSNDQGPGNALLLTLESEHVTEVFSAVGEKRVRAEAVAGGAVLEAQRYMASGAVVGEHLGDQLMLPLALAGGGRYTIDHVSAHAITNAEVIAQFLPVSVTFEAGERRSLCTIARVAQ from the coding sequence GTGCGTGAAGGGCTGACGGTGGAACCGGTGCCCACGATCGAGTTGGACGGCTCCTCGGGCGAGGGCGGCGGCCAGATCCTGCGCTCCGCGTTGACGCTGTCGATGATCACGGGGCTGCCGTTCCGTATCCGCCATATCCGCGCGAACCGGCCCAAGCCGGGCCTGATGCGCCAGCACCTGATGGCCGTGCGCGCGGCCGCCGCCGTGTGCAGTGCCGACATGACCCACGCGGAAGTCGGCTCGACCGAACTGATGTTCATGCCGCGCGCCATCCGGGGCGGCGTGTACGAATTCGCCATCGGCACGGCCGGCAGCGCGACGCTGGTGCTGCAGACGTTGCTGCCGGCCCTGCTGTATGCCGACGTGCCATCCGTGGTGCGCATCAGCGGCGGCACCCACAATCCCAAGGCGCCACCCGCGCACTTCATCGAGCGCGCCTACCTGCGCCTGCTGCAAGCGATGGGAGCACAGGTCGAGTTCGAGCTGAAGCGCTTCGGTTTCTATCCCAACGGCGGCGGTGAGTTGTGCGCCGCGGTCTGGCCCTGTCCTGGCCTGCGCCAGCTGGAGCTGGTCGAACGGGGCGCGTTGCGCGCCGCCGGAGCGGAAGCGTACGTGGCGGCGCTGCCGCTGGCGGTCGCGCAGCGTGAGCTCGACTGCGTGCGCGCCGAACTGGGATGGGACGACGCCGTCCTGCGGGCGCATCCGCTGTCGAACGACCAGGGCCCCGGCAATGCCTTGCTGCTCACGCTGGAGAGCGAACACGTGACGGAGGTGTTCTCTGCCGTCGGCGAGAAGCGGGTTCGTGCAGAAGCGGTGGCGGGCGGCGCGGTGCTGGAGGCGCAGCGTTACATGGCTTCCGGCGCGGTGGTGGGCGAGCACCTGGGCGACCAGCTGATGCTGCCGCTGGCGCTGGCCGGCGGCGGGCGATACACGATCGACCACGTCTCGGCGCACGCCATCACGAACGCGGAGGTGATCGCGCAGTTCCTGCCCGTGTCGGTCACATTCGAGGCGGGCGAACGGCGCAGCCTCTGCACCATCGCCCGCGTGGCGCAATAA
- a CDS encoding RtcB family protein: MRKQENQQGSTDYDTMDVPGGRPVKMWTHGVPVEAEAKQQLANTAKMPFIYKHIAVMPDVHLGKGSTIGSVIPTLGAVIPAAVGVDIGCGMMAAKTTLTANDLPDNLGPLRSAIEKAIPHGLSPRTRGFKGRDEGSWQNPPSAVDAAWMRLKDDFDVICAKTPKLRHTNNYKHLGTLGTGNHFIEVCLDEENAVWLMLHSGSRGVGNAIGTHFIELAQQDMRTHIANLPDRDLAYLKEGTQHYDDYVEAVDWAQRFARMNREVMMQHLIGAVRSVIRKPFETHVEAVNCHHNYVQKERHFGQDVLVTRKGAVSAKTGELGIIPGSMGARSYIVRGKGNEESFTSCSHGAGRTMSRSEAKRRFTREDQVKATVGVECRKDEGVVDEIPMAYKDIDAVMHAQRDLVEVVHTLKQVVCVKG; encoded by the coding sequence ATGAGAAAACAGGAAAACCAGCAAGGATCGACGGACTACGACACGATGGACGTCCCGGGCGGGCGGCCCGTCAAGATGTGGACGCATGGTGTCCCGGTCGAGGCGGAAGCGAAGCAGCAGCTGGCCAATACGGCGAAGATGCCGTTCATCTACAAACACATTGCGGTGATGCCCGACGTCCACCTGGGCAAGGGCTCGACCATCGGCAGCGTCATCCCGACCCTGGGCGCCGTGATCCCGGCCGCCGTCGGGGTGGACATCGGTTGCGGCATGATGGCGGCGAAGACGACCTTGACGGCCAACGACCTGCCGGACAACCTGGGCCCGCTGCGCAGCGCTATCGAGAAAGCCATCCCGCATGGCCTGTCGCCCAGGACGCGCGGCTTCAAGGGGCGCGACGAGGGCTCGTGGCAGAATCCACCGTCGGCCGTGGATGCCGCGTGGATGCGGCTGAAGGACGACTTCGACGTTATCTGCGCCAAGACGCCCAAGCTGCGCCATACCAACAACTACAAGCACCTGGGCACCCTGGGCACGGGCAACCACTTCATCGAGGTTTGCCTGGACGAGGAGAACGCCGTGTGGCTGATGCTGCACTCCGGTTCGCGCGGCGTCGGCAACGCCATCGGCACGCACTTCATCGAACTGGCGCAGCAGGACATGCGCACGCACATCGCCAACCTGCCGGACCGCGACCTGGCCTACCTGAAGGAAGGCACGCAACACTACGACGATTACGTCGAAGCCGTCGACTGGGCCCAGCGCTTCGCGCGCATGAACCGGGAGGTCATGATGCAGCACCTGATCGGCGCCGTGCGCAGCGTGATCCGCAAGCCGTTCGAAACGCACGTGGAAGCCGTCAACTGTCACCACAACTATGTGCAGAAGGAGCGCCACTTCGGCCAGGACGTGCTGGTCACCCGCAAGGGCGCCGTGTCGGCGAAGACGGGAGAGCTGGGCATCATTCCCGGATCGATGGGCGCGCGCAGCTATATCGTGCGCGGCAAGGGCAACGAGGAAAGCTTCACCAGCTGCAGCCACGGCGCTGGCCGCACGATGAGCCGCAGCGAGGCCAAGCGGCGCTTCACCCGTGAGGACCAGGTCAAGGCCACGGTGGGCGTCGAATGCCGCAAGGACGAAGGCGTGGTGGACGAGATCCCGATGGCCTACAAGGATATCGACGCGGTGATGCACGCGCAGCGCGACCTGGTCGAGGTCGTGCACACGCTCAAGCAGGTCGTGTGCGTGAAGGGCTGA
- a CDS encoding ChaN family lipoprotein, with product MKFKLLPLLLAGALLSGCAVYKKDPRQQPAASGVTKGNPQVLLLGEVHDNKAGHRQRYEELRRRVEAGWRPAIAMEQFDREDQDLLNAAQNGCMDAGCVIRVMDRKGWDWQQYYNVIQLALDHKLPIVAVNLSRTAASKVVRDGIASSFDAKTVAEYRLGEPVSADWRKAQEREIQAGHCDMVPAMMLPGMVDAQMARDIWMAKLIRDQQPRDVVLIAGNGHVRKDIGVPRWLRTVGAKLTIETIGYVEGGSAREQFDDVRTIPAVKRPDPCAKFRK from the coding sequence ATGAAGTTCAAACTGTTACCGTTGCTGCTGGCCGGCGCACTGCTGTCCGGCTGCGCCGTCTACAAGAAGGATCCGCGCCAGCAGCCCGCCGCTTCCGGCGTCACGAAGGGCAACCCGCAAGTATTGCTGCTGGGCGAAGTGCACGACAACAAGGCGGGCCACCGCCAGCGCTACGAGGAACTGCGCCGGCGGGTGGAAGCCGGCTGGCGCCCCGCCATCGCGATGGAGCAGTTCGACCGCGAAGACCAGGATCTCTTGAACGCGGCGCAGAACGGCTGCATGGACGCGGGTTGCGTCATCCGCGTGATGGACCGCAAGGGCTGGGACTGGCAGCAGTACTACAACGTCATCCAGCTGGCGCTGGACCACAAGCTGCCGATCGTGGCCGTCAACCTGTCGCGCACGGCCGCGTCGAAGGTGGTGCGGGACGGCATCGCCTCCAGCTTCGATGCCAAGACGGTGGCCGAATACCGCCTGGGCGAACCGGTGTCGGCCGACTGGCGCAAGGCGCAGGAGCGGGAGATCCAGGCCGGACACTGCGACATGGTGCCCGCGATGATGCTGCCGGGGATGGTCGATGCGCAGATGGCGCGCGACATCTGGATGGCCAAGCTGATCCGTGACCAGCAGCCCCGCGACGTGGTGCTGATCGCCGGTAATGGCCACGTACGCAAGGACATCGGTGTGCCGCGCTGGCTGCGCACCGTCGGCGCCAAGCTGACCATCGAAACGATCGGCTACGTGGAGGGCGGCAGCGCCAGGGAGCAATTCGACGACGTGCGCACGATCCCGGCGGTCAAGCGGCCGGACCCCTGCGCCAAGTTCCGCAAGTAG
- a CDS encoding DUF3224 domain-containing protein, with amino-acid sequence MGRVSGEFDVAMVPQPVAEPNAATGIGRMTLDKRYHGALSATGQGEFLSYHGAVSTSAVYVAIEKVDGTLDGRRGSFALQHAGVMGGEHAGLRIVVAPDSGTGELTGLRGTLAIRMEQGKHFYDFDYALGE; translated from the coding sequence ATGGGCAGGGTAAGCGGGGAATTCGACGTGGCGATGGTGCCGCAACCGGTGGCGGAACCGAACGCCGCCACGGGCATCGGACGCATGACACTGGACAAGCGCTATCACGGTGCGCTGTCGGCCACGGGGCAGGGCGAGTTCCTGTCGTACCACGGCGCGGTATCGACATCGGCGGTCTACGTCGCCATCGAAAAGGTCGACGGCACGCTGGACGGCCGCCGTGGCAGTTTCGCACTGCAGCATGCGGGCGTCATGGGCGGCGAACATGCTGGGCTGCGCATCGTCGTCGCACCCGATTCCGGCACGGGCGAGCTGACGGGCCTGCGCGGCACGCTGGCCATCCGCATGGAGCAAGGCAAGCACTTCTACGACTTCGACTACGCCCTGGGCGAATAG